The Geoalkalibacter subterraneus genome contains the following window.
TACGCAGCGCATTGACCGCCGGAGGCGTGCTGCTGGCAGCCAATCAGGTGCTGGCGCAGAAAGAGAAGGACTTCCAGGGATATTACGATGTCGACAAGGAGCTGTTTGCCAACATCAATCGGGTCGCAAATCCCGAGGAAAAGACGACCCTGGAAAAAAAACATGCACCCGTCATCGAGGCGCCGGACAAAGTCAAATCCGGCGAACCTTTCGAGGTGACAGTCACCGTGGGTGAAATCGTGCATCCCATGGGAGCGACGCATTATATCCAGAGGGTACAGCTCTATGTGGGCAACGAGCCGGCGGGACGAGTCGATTTTTCACATCAGTTCAATGAGCCGCGTGCCCGCTTCACCCTCAAAACCGACAAGCCGGTCACGCTTGTGGTGCGTGAGTACTGCAACCTGCACGGCCTGTGGGAGAGCCGCAAGCAGATCGCCCTCGCCGACTGAAAAGCACTGCTTCAGATTGATCAGACCAGGAGGACAGGGCAGCGCACCTGGTGCAGCACGTAGTTGGTGACCGAGCCGAACAGCACGTCGCGGATCTCGCCGGCGTGGCTGCGGCCGATCACCAGCATCCCCACCTCTTCCTCTTCAGCCACCCGTGGAATGACTTTACGCGGGCTGCCCGTCTCAAGGCGGGTTCTGGCCTGCAGCCCTGCGGCGGTGACACGCTGCAGCTGCCTGGACAGAAAGTCCTCACCCGCCTGACGTGCCCGATCCCTGACCATATTGAGCTGAAAATCCGGGATCATCCGATACGCCAGCCGATCCACGTCGACCACGTGCAGCAGAATCAGCGGTGACGCGAAACGCGTCGGATGGGCCAGCACATAGTCGAGAGTGGCTTCCGCTGTGGGAGAATCGTCGAGGGGAATGAGAACTTTTGCATTCATGAATGAACTCCGGCAAAGATCAGCTTCCATAACCATACACCAGGCGCGGCAGCAGCAGCACCAGGTCGGGCCAGAAGGTCAGCAGCAGCAGGATGGCGATCTGGATCAGAAGAAAAGGCATGACGGCGCGCGAGACATACAGCAGGTTGCGATCCACGGTCGCGCCTGAAATGTACAGACTCACCCCCAAGGGCGGTGTGCAGTAGCCGATACCGAGATTGATGGTCATCAGCAGGCCGAAATGCATGGTGTCGATGCCGAATTTGGCCAGCAGCGGCAGAAAGATGGGCGTCAGGATCAGCGTCGCGGAGATGATGTCCATGAACATGCCGATCAGCAGAAGCAGCACGTTGACCGCCAGCAGAAAGACCCAGGGAGACTGAATGCTGGCCACCACCGCATTGGCGATCTTGTCGGGGAGCTGCTCAAACGTCAGATATTCTCCGAAAACCGATGCGCCGGCGACAATCACCAGCAATGTCGAGGAGGTCACAGCAGAAGAAACCACGACCTGCTTCACATCGCGCAGCTTGAGGTCGCGGTGGATCAATATTTCAACAAACAGGGCATAAAAACAGGCCACCACCGCCGCCTCGTTGGCGGTGAAAAACCCGGAATAAATCCCTCCGAAAATCAGAACCGGCAGAAAAAGCGCCCAGGCACTCTCGCGCATGACCTTGAAAGTTTCTTTCGCGCTCGGCCGCGGCGGCGGCTGCATCCCCTGCCGCTTGCAGACGATGTAGGCGTAGAGCGACATGGCCAGCATAATCAGCAAGCCGGGCAGAAACCCTGTCAGAAACAGCGACTCCAGGGCATCATTGGACACCATGGCGTAAAGAATCATGGCGATGGAGGGAGGAATGATGACGCCGAGGATGGGGGCGGTCGTCATGATCCCCACTGAAAACCGCTCGTCGTAGCCGTTTTTAACCAGCGCTGGAATCATGAAGCCGCCGATCGCCACCACCGTCGCCACGGTGGAACCGGAAATGGCGCCGAAAAAGCCGCAGGCGAGAATCCCCGCCATGGCCAGACCGCCGGGCAACCATCCCACCAGGCAGTTGGCCGCCTTGATCAGTTTTTCGACAATGCTGCCGGTGGTCATGATGTTGCCGCACAGCACGAAAAACAGCACCACGACCAGGGCGAACTTGTCCATGCTGCGATAGAGAACTTCAATGACAATCTGTGGATCGATGCCGACCAGCCACACCAGGCCGATCATGCCGGTGAAAAACAAAGCCATGAACACCGGTACCGTGGCACCAAGCAGACCAAGAAGAAGCGCAAGGATGATGAGATAGCCGCCTTCCATCAGAACCTCTCCCCGCGCCAGTCTTCCACCATCACCAGCAGGGTCCGGACAAACATCATCACGCCCATCAGCGGCAGCACGGCATAGAGAATCCACTCAGGCATCTGCAGGCTGGTTGTGCGTGCATATTCATCCTGGTAGATCAACCAGGTCATCTGCCCGCCAAGGTGGATCATCAGACCGCAGAACACCAGCACGACCAGATGGCTGACCAGGGTCAAAAAACGTTTGGTGACGGGAAAGAGCTGCGGGATGGCATCGATTCGGATCAGTGCGCGGGAGCGCACCGCGGCGACACAGCCGATATAGGTGGTAAAGTAGATGACCTTGCGCACCACCTCATCGGACCAGTAGAGGTTGATGTCGGCAGTGAATTTGCGTAGCAAGACATTGGCCATGGCGGTGCACAGCGCCACCATGACCGCCAGAAACAGCGACCACTCCTCCACAAACGCCAGAGTTCGGTCAATGATGCGGAAAACTTTTTTCAAAACGGACCTCAAAAAAGGACCGGGGGTCAGAGCCCCCGGTCACAGAAATTTCGGCCATTATATAGGAGGCTGTCGGATTTTGGAAGTCCGACAGCCTCCTAGAGTCGGACATCAGTTGCCAAGAGTCTCGCGAACCTTTTGAAGATAGTCGGGGCCGATGCGTTCGCCCCACTTGCTCACCACCGGTTCGGCCAGGTTGATAAGCCGTGCCTTGTCCTCTGCGGACAGGGGGTGAAAGCTGACTCCTGCTTCCCGCGCCAACGCGAGCTGTTCCTCATGCTGCCGGCGGGTCGCCTCGCGGGCTGCGGCGCTCTCCTCTGCAATCACATTCAGCAGAATCTCCTGCAGGTCCTGCGGCAGGCGATCAAACCAGCGCTTGTTCATCAGATGAACGAAAAGCCCCTGGGCATAGTTGAGTTCGGTGAAATGCTTGGCGATGGTGAACTTTTTTGTGATGTTGGAGACGATAGCGGTATGATCGAGGCCGTCGATCACCCCCGTCTGCAAGGCCTGCGGCACATCGGGCCAGGGCATGACGGTGAATTTCAATCCCCACGCCTTGTACAGATCGGTGTTGACCGGCGCCTGGGCTATGCGGAAATTAACTCCTTTAGCCTCGTCAAAGGTGCGCACCGGCACCGTTGTCGCCCAGCCGTACGGCCCGTAATTGGTGATATCTACGACCATGACCCCTTTGCCCAAGGCGCTGTCGCGAAACGGCTCCCACAGTTCGGGGGTGTTGCGGAACGCCTCGAGCTTGTCGAAGGTATCCACCACATAGGGAAGATTGACGATCCCGAGACGCTCTGCCACATTGGCGGCAGCCACCGAGGAGCTGAGCATGCCGTGCACCGCTCCGAGACGCAGCTTGCCGATCACATCGCGCTCGCCGCCCAGTTGCGCCAGCGGCCTGAAATCCACGAAAAGACGCCCGTCGGAGCGCTCCCACACCTTGTCGCGAATGCGGTAGCCTACAGCGACCCCCTCCATCGCCGGATGGGAGATGTTGGACAGGATATAGGTGTATTGCGCACCGCTCGGATCAAACGCAGGTCTCCACCCCGAAAGCGGATCGGTCTTCTCCTGGGCAAGCCCCCCCGATACGGAAGCAAAACAAAGGGCAAGAGTAAAAATCGACAGAACGAACCATCTTTTCACGTGCATTCTCCTTGGGTACGGCTTGTTGTGACTGGAAATAGAATAAGTTTACACAGAATAAAACAAACCCTGTTCTGAAAAAACCTTTTTCCATGTTGATTGACACTGCAAGCGCGTTAATTCAACCCTCCCGAAAAAACGTTCCATGGCGGCAAACCCAAAAAACAAAAAAGACCGCGGGGCTTTCAGGCCACCGCGGTCGATAATGATAAGTCAAAGAACTTGAACCACCCGTTCACTTCGTTCACTAGAGAACACAGAGGTCACCGAGACAAGAAGTGAGAATTTTTTATGGTTTTCTCTGTGCCATCCTCTGTGCACTCCGTGATCCCTGTGATGAAAGATTATTTTCTGAGGTTTCAATCTCCCAGACGCGTGCGGACTTTTTCCAGGTAATCCTCACCGATCTTCTTACCCCACTTTTCATATACCGGGGCAGCCAGCTCTTCAAGACGTTCGCGATCCTTTTTGGAAAGCTCGAAAAAAGTCACTCCGTTTTCACGCGCGGCGGCGATCTGCGCTTCCTGCTGAAGCTTGGTCAGGTTGCGGGCGCGGGCGCTTTCCTCGCGGATGGTGTCCAGCAGGATATTGCGCAGATCCTCCGGCAAGCGGTCAAGCCAGCGTCGGTTCATCAGGTGAATGTAAAGCCCCTGCGCATAGTCGACCTGGGTGAAATAACGGGCGATATTGAATTTACGGGTAATGCCGCACACGATAGGCGTGTGGTCCAGCCCGTCGATGACCCCGGTCTGCAAAGCCTGGGGCACATCAGGCCAGGGCATGACGGTAAACTTCATGCTCCACGCTTTATACAAATCGGTATTGACCGGTGCCTCGGCAATGCGGAAATTGACCTCGCGCGCTTCTTCGAGAGTCCTCACCGGGGAGGTGGAGGCCCAGCCGTAGCTGCCGTAGCCGGTAAAGTCCACCGCGGTCACCCCCTGGGGAGCGGCAGCCTGCGAAAAAGGCTCGAACAGCTCAGGATCGTTGCGGAAATTTTCCAACTTTTCAAAAGTATTGACCACGAAAGGAAGGTTGACGATGCCGAACCCCGGCGCCAGATTGGCAGCCGCCACCGATGAACAGAGCATTCCCTGTACCGCCCCCAGCTTGAGCTTCTGCAATACGTCGCGCTCGCCGCCCAATTGCGCCAGCGGACGAAAATCTACAAAGAGACGGCCGTTGGAGCGTTCCCACACTTTATCGCGGATATGATATCCAACCGCGATCCCCTCGATGGACGGATGGTCGACATTGGAGAGGATATAAGTGTACTCGGCACCGCTCGGATCGAAATCGGGCGTCCAGGAGGCAAGAGGGTCCGCTTCCGCACTCACCCCTGCAGGTGCGATAAAAACCATCAGAGCCAAAACGATCAACCAATTAAAGATTCTTCCTGACATGGGCAGCTCCTTTGCAGCACCGATCTTTTCGTGGTCTGAGGCCTGAATAACAGCGAATCAGGCCGCCTTGTCACACCAATTAATGCAACATAGTCCGTAACATGGCCGGGGTCAAGGGAGATTTCAGGAGAAAACGGGCACCCCGGGGCCGAAAGATTCAACAGTAAATAACCGGGAAACCCGTTGCATTCGCCAACCGCGACTGTATCTTTGGAGAAAGGGGAAAATCGGATGACTCATAAGGTTTTTTCAGAAAGGGGAGACCGCCATGATCATGACCATCAATCGACCATCAATCGACTTCTGCGACTGGTTGCGGGCGCTTTCGTGACGTTGACGGCGTTGCTGGCAGCAGTTCACAGCCCGCACTGGCTGTGGCTGACCGCCTTTGTCGGCCTCAACCTTGTTCAAAGCGCCTTTACCAACTGGTGCCCCATGATGGCGATCCTGCGCCGCACGGGCCACTAGTGTCCCGTGCGGTTAGTTCGTTTAGATAATTCTGAGCAATTTTGCCTGCTGGCAAGGCACGCCGACGCAGGCCTAGCCGAAGCTAAGCCGAGGAGGCGCAACGAAGGCAGCGGGCAAAAGGGCCATAATTAATGAATGGAACTAACCGCACGGGACACTAGAGTCGAAACTCCTCTGCCAGTGCGCGCAGTTCGTCGGTGAGGCGTTCCATCTCGCTGATACTGCGGATAATACCCGCCGCTTTTTCGGCATTGCGCCGCAGACGCTCCTCGGATCGCCCGAAATGCTCGGAGACCTTGTTGGAGACCTCCATCTGGTAGCGGGTGGATTCGGTAACTTTCTTGATCTGTTCCTCACGCTCGTTGAGGCTGCGATCAAACTCGTGGTTGGCGCGCACCTGCTCCTCCATGCCGCGGGCAATCTGGTCTGAGGCGCCTTTCATATCGTTGACTCCCGCCTCGATCTCCCGCAGGTCGCTCTGCTGTTTCTGCATGGCCATGGCCATGGATTTGACGGCATTGAGGTTCTTGCCCGCCTGGTCAAGAAGCCCCTGGGCGCGTTCGTTCTGCTCTCCGGTCAAGCGGGCGATCTGCTCGGACGCCCCGGCGGCGTCGACGGCACTGGCCATGATCTTGCGCAACGCCTCGCCGGTGGAGATGGAGAGTTTTTTGCCGGTCGCGATGCGCTTGGCGGTGGCGTCTACCGCCGCGGTCACTTCACGGGTATCGCCGCTGATACCACGCACGATGCGATGGATATCCTGGGCACTGGCGGTGGTGCGATCCGCCAGGTCGCGGATTTCCTCGGCCACCACCGAAAATCCTTTTCCTTCTTCACCGGCCTTGGCGGCGATGATCGCGGCATTGAAGGCCAGCAGCTCGGTGTCCGAAACCAGCTCTTTGATCACCTCGATAATCTTGGCCACCTCGCCGGTCTGCACCGAAAGCCTCTTCATAGCATCGGTGGCGCGGAGGCTCTCTTCCTCGATACGCTCCATCTCTTCAATGGAGGTTTTGACAACATCCAGGCCCTCCCGTGCGTCGTTTTTAACACGATCGGC
Protein-coding sequences here:
- a CDS encoding TRAP transporter large permease; the protein is MEGGYLIILALLLGLLGATVPVFMALFFTGMIGLVWLVGIDPQIVIEVLYRSMDKFALVVVLFFVLCGNIMTTGSIVEKLIKAANCLVGWLPGGLAMAGILACGFFGAISGSTVATVVAIGGFMIPALVKNGYDERFSVGIMTTAPILGVIIPPSIAMILYAMVSNDALESLFLTGFLPGLLIMLAMSLYAYIVCKRQGMQPPPRPSAKETFKVMRESAWALFLPVLIFGGIYSGFFTANEAAVVACFYALFVEILIHRDLKLRDVKQVVVSSAVTSSTLLVIVAGASVFGEYLTFEQLPDKIANAVVASIQSPWVFLLAVNVLLLLIGMFMDIISATLILTPIFLPLLAKFGIDTMHFGLLMTINLGIGYCTPPLGVSLYISGATVDRNLLYVSRAVMPFLLIQIAILLLLTFWPDLVLLLPRLVYGYGS
- a CDS encoding TRAP transporter substrate-binding protein translates to MSGRIFNWLIVLALMVFIAPAGVSAEADPLASWTPDFDPSGAEYTYILSNVDHPSIEGIAVGYHIRDKVWERSNGRLFVDFRPLAQLGGERDVLQKLKLGAVQGMLCSSVAAANLAPGFGIVNLPFVVNTFEKLENFRNDPELFEPFSQAAAPQGVTAVDFTGYGSYGWASTSPVRTLEEAREVNFRIAEAPVNTDLYKAWSMKFTVMPWPDVPQALQTGVIDGLDHTPIVCGITRKFNIARYFTQVDYAQGLYIHLMNRRWLDRLPEDLRNILLDTIREESARARNLTKLQQEAQIAAARENGVTFFELSKKDRERLEELAAPVYEKWGKKIGEDYLEKVRTRLGD
- a CDS encoding class II SORL domain-containing protein: MSKPMQRRDFMVRSALTAGGVLLAANQVLAQKEKDFQGYYDVDKELFANINRVANPEEKTTLEKKHAPVIEAPDKVKSGEPFEVTVTVGEIVHPMGATHYIQRVQLYVGNEPAGRVDFSHQFNEPRARFTLKTDKPVTLVVREYCNLHGLWESRKQIALAD
- a CDS encoding universal stress protein is translated as MNAKVLIPLDDSPTAEATLDYVLAHPTRFASPLILLHVVDVDRLAYRMIPDFQLNMVRDRARQAGEDFLSRQLQRVTAAGLQARTRLETGSPRKVIPRVAEEEEVGMLVIGRSHAGEIRDVLFGSVTNYVLHQVRCPVLLV
- a CDS encoding TRAP transporter substrate-binding protein is translated as MHVKRWFVLSIFTLALCFASVSGGLAQEKTDPLSGWRPAFDPSGAQYTYILSNISHPAMEGVAVGYRIRDKVWERSDGRLFVDFRPLAQLGGERDVIGKLRLGAVHGMLSSSVAAANVAERLGIVNLPYVVDTFDKLEAFRNTPELWEPFRDSALGKGVMVVDITNYGPYGWATTVPVRTFDEAKGVNFRIAQAPVNTDLYKAWGLKFTVMPWPDVPQALQTGVIDGLDHTAIVSNITKKFTIAKHFTELNYAQGLFVHLMNKRWFDRLPQDLQEILLNVIAEESAAAREATRRQHEEQLALAREAGVSFHPLSAEDKARLINLAEPVVSKWGERIGPDYLQKVRETLGN
- a CDS encoding methyl-accepting chemotaxis protein, translated to MVTQRSQDLSYIKKVMLFTHATGLGAGVVFPFLARPLLGSVAYSPAFWALCLGMGYVVGALSFFFVRGTLKKQLRSQLQLLGNIAGTMEFSGGESVETLLLAEENAVERVQRLVGGTYGAVNELIPHFRTLADSTRYLSDRAREGLAAATASNKDVVGMMEKQQQVLEQLESLSHRSQDEAALSRELSASLEEMAGAMERTRVKFQETSRITEQMTTSIAKVQSQADEVISAVGNTTQDLDTLGDSLEKIRWGASSSSEAADRVKNDAREGLDVVKTSIEEMERIEEESLRATDAMKRLSVQTGEVAKIIEVIKELVSDTELLAFNAAIIAAKAGEEGKGFSVVAEEIRDLADRTTASAQDIHRIVRGISGDTREVTAAVDATAKRIATGKKLSISTGEALRKIMASAVDAAGASEQIARLTGEQNERAQGLLDQAGKNLNAVKSMAMAMQKQQSDLREIEAGVNDMKGASDQIARGMEEQVRANHEFDRSLNEREEQIKKVTESTRYQMEVSNKVSEHFGRSEERLRRNAEKAAGIIRSISEMERLTDELRALAEEFRL
- a CDS encoding TRAP transporter small permease, producing MKKVFRIIDRTLAFVEEWSLFLAVMVALCTAMANVLLRKFTADINLYWSDEVVRKVIYFTTYIGCVAAVRSRALIRIDAIPQLFPVTKRFLTLVSHLVVLVFCGLMIHLGGQMTWLIYQDEYARTTSLQMPEWILYAVLPLMGVMMFVRTLLVMVEDWRGERF
- a CDS encoding YgaP family membrane protein; translation: MTHKVFSERGDRHDHDHQSTINRLLRLVAGAFVTLTALLAAVHSPHWLWLTAFVGLNLVQSAFTNWCPMMAILRRTGH